A DNA window from Helianthus annuus cultivar XRQ/B chromosome 15, HanXRQr2.0-SUNRISE, whole genome shotgun sequence contains the following coding sequences:
- the LOC110912658 gene encoding photosystem I chlorophyll a/b-binding protein 3-1, chloroplastic, whose protein sequence is MATQALVSSSLTSSVESARQILGARSLHTPSRKVSFVVKAASTPPVKQGANRQLWFASKQSLSYLDGSLPGDFGFDPLGLSDPEGTGGFIEPKWLAYGEVINGRFAMLGAAGAIAPEILGKLGLIPAETALPWFKTGVIPPAGTYDYWADPFTLFVLEMALMGFAEHRRLQDWYNPGSMGKQYFLGLEKGFSGSGDPAYPGGPFFNPLGFGKDEKSMKELKLKEIKNGRLAMLAILGYFIQGLVTGVGPYQNLLDHLADPVNNNVLTSLKFH, encoded by the exons ATGGCAACACAAGCATTGGTATCATCATCACTTACCTCCTCAGTGGAGTCTGCTAGACAAATCCTTGGAGCAAGGTCACTTCACACACCTTCAAGAAaggtttcttttgttgtcaaagcTGCTTCCACCCCTCCTGTTAAG CAAGGAGCAAACAGACAGCTGTGGTTTGCATCAAAGCAGTCTCTTTCTTACCTTGATGGAAG TCTTCCAGGTGACTTCGGATTCGACCCACTTGGTCTTTCAGACCCAGAAGGGACCGGTGGATTCATTGAACCCAAATGGCTAGCTTACGGAGAGGTCATCAACGGACGGTTCGCCATGTTAGGCGCAGCCGGAGCCATAGCACCCGAGATTCTAGGCAAGCTCGGGCTCATCCCAGCGGAAACCGCCCTCCCCTGGTTCAAGACCGGTGTCATCCCCCCAGCAGGCACATACGACTATTGGGCCGACCCATTTACCCTATTTGTCCTAGAAATGGCACTAATGGGCTTTGCAGAACACAGAAGACTCCAAGATTGGTACAACCCAGGGTCAATGGGAAAACAATACTTTTTGGGCTTGGAGAAAGGGTTTTCCGGGTCGGGTGACCCAGCATACCCGGGTGGCCCGTTCTTTAACCCATTAGGGTTTGGTAAAGATGAGAAATCAATGAAGGAATTGAAGCTAAAAGAAATCAAGAATGGTAGATTGGCTATGTTGGCCATTTTGGGCTACTTCATTCAGGGTTTGGTGACTGGGGTTGGGCCTTACCAGAACCTTCTGGACCATTTGGCTGACCCGGTCAACAACAATGTCTTGACCAGCCTTAAGTTCCATTAG